In the genome of Deinococcus aerius, the window CTCCACGATGGGGTGCTGGTCGAGGTTGGTGCCCTGGTTCGAGCGGGTGAAGCGCACGAGCTCGAAGGTGCGGATGTTGCCCGTCACCATGCCCGCCTGCGGCGCGTCCTCGGTCAGCGTCACCTGGATCACGCGCGAGTCCACGTAGCTCACGCGGCCCGTCACGTCGCTGATCACGCTCGTGCCCGAGTCGGTGACCACGCGCTCCTCGACGCCCGTGCCCACGGCGGGGCTGTCGGCGCGCACGAGTGGCACGGCCTGCGACTGCATGTTGGAACCCATGAGCGCGCGGTTGGCGTCGTCATGCTCCAGGAAGGGAATCAGCGACGTGTTGATGGAGACGATCTGCTTGGGCGACACGTCCATGAAGTCGACTTCGTCGGGCGTGTAGAGCAGCGGGTCACCCTTGCGGCGGGCCAGCACACGCTCGTCGGCGAAGGTGCCGTCCGGGTTCAGCGGCGAGTTCGCCTGTGCGATGGTGTAGCGGTCCTCGATGTCGGCGGTCATGTAGACCACGTCGTCGGTCACGCGGCCATTCTCCACCCGGCGGTACGGCGCCTCGATGAAGCCCAGCTCGTTGACCTTGGCGTAGCTCGACAGCGAGGAGATCAGGCCGATGTTGGCACCCTCCGGCGTCTCGATGGGGCAGATGCGCCCGTAGTGGGTACGGTGAACGTCACGCACGTCGAAGCCCGCGCGCTCGCGGGTCAGTCCGCCCGGCCCCAGGGCCGAGATACGCCGCTTGTGGCGCAGGTCGGACAGCGGGTTGGTCTGGTCCTTGAACTGCGAGAGCTGGCTGCGCCCGAAGAACTCGCGCATCGCCGCGACGATGGGCCGGTTGTTCACGAGCTTGGTCGGGGTCGCGGCGTCGGGGTTGCCCAGCAGCATGCGCTCGCGCACGCCGCGCGCCATGCGGCCCATGCCCACCCGGAGCTGGTCGGCGAGCAGCTCGCCCACGGTGCGAACACGGCGGTTGCCGAGGTGATCGATGTCGTCCTCGGTGACGGGCACCTCGTTCACCACGCCGTCCTCGTCCGCGCCCAGGCCCACGGTCTCCAGGCCGCGTTGCAGCGCCATCAGGTAGCGGATGGTGTCCACCAGCCCCGCGTCGCTGAACTTGCCGTCCTGGAAGGTCAGCAGGGTGCGCTCCTTGCGGTTCACGCCCAACTTGGTGTTCATCTTGAAGCGGCCGGGCTCGCCCAGGTCGTACCGCTTGGGGTCGGCGAGCAGCCCGTAGAGGTACTGGATCGCCTTGTCGCGCTTGGGGGGGTCACCGGGGCGCAGCACCGTGAAGAGGCGCAGCAACGCCTCGTCGGCGCTCATGCCCGCGCTCTTGTCCTCGGGCAGTTCGGCGCCCTCGTCGAACTCGGTGAAGAGGGCCCGGAGCTGGGCGTCGTCGTAGCCCAGCACGCGCAGCAGCAGGCTCACCGGGAACTTGCGCTTGTTGACCTTCATCTCCAGCACGCCCGCGTTCATCTCCAGCTCGATCCAGGGACCGCGCTTGGGCATGGGGATGATGGCCGCCGTGTACATCTTCTTGATGCCCTTGTAGCTCGACGTGAAGTACACGCCGGGCGAGCGGTGAATCTGCGAGATCACCACGCGGTCGGCCCCGTTGATCACGAAGGAGCCGTCCTCGGTCATCAGCGGCAGGTCGCCCAGGAACACCTGATCTTCCTTGATCAGCCCCGAGTCCTTGTGGATCAGTTGGAGCTTGGCGTACATGGGCGCCTGGTACGTCAGGTCCTTCTCGCGGCACTCCTCGGGCGTGTAGGGCGGTTCGCCCAGGCGGTACTCCAGGAAGTCCAGCACGAGGCCGGTGGAGCGGCCCTTTTCGGTTTCGTCGATGGGGAAAACTTCGCGGAAGGCGCTCTGGAGGCCAGTGTCGTCCCGGCGGTCGGGCGCCTTGTCGGCTTGCAGGAACGCCTTGAAGGAGTTGACCTGCACTTCGGTCAGATTGGGCAGCGGGATCACTTCGGTAATTTCGCCGAAGCGCTCTATGCGCGGCTTTCTACTGCTCAGGCTCATTCACACCTCGCGCACCCTGGGTGTCGCTGCGGCCTTCCGGGGCGGGAAAAGGCGCAGAGGAAACGAGACAGTCGGGACGGCAGCCCCTCCGGCTGCGTCCCGTGGTCAAGCGTCAGTTGTGGAGTCCGCGTGCCTGCAAAGGTCTCCTGCCCAACCCATCATGGTCGGCCACAGGCAAGTATATACGGAGGCGGGGCATTTTGGCAAGCGCTAGGATGGCTGTGTGGACGCCCTGCAACCTCTCCTGCCGTACCTGTTCCTGCTCATGCGGGGGCTGGTTCTCCTGTGCTTCATTCACGCCCTGGTGACCCGCCAGGACCTGTACTGGCTCTTCATCCTGGGACTCGCCGTGTTCTTCGGGGGCATCTTCAGCACCGTCGGCGCGTTGATCTATGCCTTCACGGTCTTTTTCCCCTGGTTACGGGGGAGCGGTCGCGGCGCGGCGCGGGCCATCGGGCGGGGGGTGGAGGCCATCAAGCCGCTCGACACCCGCATTCGGGAGGCGCAGGAGCGGTTGACCGAGAGCGACACCCTCGCCAACCGCACGGACCTCGCGGCCCTGCAAGCCCGGGCGGGCCGACCCGAGGAGGCCCAGTCCACCCTGCAACCGCTGCTCAGCGGCATCTACGCCGACGACCCGGTCGTGCTGCTCACCAGCGCTGAACTCGAACTCGCGCGGGGCAACGCCGCTGCCGCCGAGTCCCTGCTGAGCCGCGTGGACCTCCGCACGAGCGCCGCTACCCGCACCCGCACGCTGACGCTGCTCGCCCAGGCCCAGGACGCCCAGGGCAAGCCGCAGGAGGCGGATGCGACCTACCGCGAGGCGATGACGGCGGCCACGACTGAAGAACCCCGCGCCCGGTACGCTGCTTTTCTGCTGAAG includes:
- the rpoB gene encoding DNA-directed RNA polymerase subunit beta translates to MSLSSRKPRIERFGEITEVIPLPNLTEVQVNSFKAFLQADKAPDRRDDTGLQSAFREVFPIDETEKGRSTGLVLDFLEYRLGEPPYTPEECREKDLTYQAPMYAKLQLIHKDSGLIKEDQVFLGDLPLMTEDGSFVINGADRVVISQIHRSPGVYFTSSYKGIKKMYTAAIIPMPKRGPWIELEMNAGVLEMKVNKRKFPVSLLLRVLGYDDAQLRALFTEFDEGAELPEDKSAGMSADEALLRLFTVLRPGDPPKRDKAIQYLYGLLADPKRYDLGEPGRFKMNTKLGVNRKERTLLTFQDGKFSDAGLVDTIRYLMALQRGLETVGLGADEDGVVNEVPVTEDDIDHLGNRRVRTVGELLADQLRVGMGRMARGVRERMLLGNPDAATPTKLVNNRPIVAAMREFFGRSQLSQFKDQTNPLSDLRHKRRISALGPGGLTRERAGFDVRDVHRTHYGRICPIETPEGANIGLISSLSSYAKVNELGFIEAPYRRVENGRVTDDVVYMTADIEDRYTIAQANSPLNPDGTFADERVLARRKGDPLLYTPDEVDFMDVSPKQIVSINTSLIPFLEHDDANRALMGSNMQSQAVPLVRADSPAVGTGVEERVVTDSGTSVISDVTGRVSYVDSRVIQVTLTEDAPQAGMVTGNIRTFELVRFTRSNQGTNLDQHPIVEVGEEVRPGQVIADGPASDLGRLALGQNITIAIMPFDGFNFEDAICISEGLVRKDFYTSVHIEKDEIEARDTKLGPEKITRDIPGLSEAALRDLDEDGIVRVGAEVKPGDILVGKTSFKGESEPTPEERLLRSIFGEKAREVKDTSLRVQSGQGGIVVKTVRFRRGDEGVDLKPGVREMVRVYVAQKRQLQVGDKVANRHGNKGVVSKILPPEDMPYLEDGTPVDLVFNPLGVPSRMNLGQILETHLGEVARLTGQKFVTPVFDSATEVAIKEMLEVAAAERLQRRKDEGFDLDKREQEVLDRAGKLGVIEAPNGDYEKAQMSLARTGKSVLYDGRTGEPISGPVVVGTMYVMKLYHMVEDKLHARSTGPYSLITQQPLGGKAQFGGQRFGEMEVWALEAYGAAHTLQEMLTIKSDDIDGRDAAYQSIVKGEEVSGSTIPESFKVLVKELHSLGLDVEVLDNGDKPVDIFEGMMPKR
- a CDS encoding tetratricopeptide repeat protein, with protein sequence MDALQPLLPYLFLLMRGLVLLCFIHALVTRQDLYWLFILGLAVFFGGIFSTVGALIYAFTVFFPWLRGSGRGAARAIGRGVEAIKPLDTRIREAQERLTESDTLANRTDLAALQARAGRPEEAQSTLQPLLSGIYADDPVVLLTSAELELARGNAAAAESLLSRVDLRTSAATRTRTLTLLAQAQDAQGKPQEADATYREAMTAATTEEPRARYAAFLLKQGRRQEAQALLDALAKTEQRATGLYRRQEREWFQMAAGLRRELR